One part of the Solanum dulcamara chromosome 3, daSolDulc1.2, whole genome shotgun sequence genome encodes these proteins:
- the LOC129882693 gene encoding uncharacterized protein LOC129882693, giving the protein MATLGQLLPSGTAAGLKCRTLLPSPFTHPLTITTRNFNVKMSIQATQASIVLPENRIILGCGAVSVDFLAAVASYPNPDDKIRSTSFEVQGGGNTGNALTCAARLGLTPRIISKVANDSQGKGLLEELEADGVDSSFIVVSDGGNSPFTYIIVDNQTKTRTCIHTPGYPPMIPTDLSQSNSLSALDGAKLVYFDGRLHETAAIVAEEANRRGIPILIDAERKREGLDNLLSSASYVVCSTKFPQEWTEASSIPSALVSMLLRLPKVKFVIVTLGKDGCIMLQRTEMDNLLPEEMDVEELFEKLNLEKDTNSTLPACISSNVAKLHAKGIGTIIGKLLVGTAESIPQTELIDTTGAGDAFIGAVLYSICANMPPEKMLPFAAQVAAIKCRTLGARAGLPRYTDHRLSPFLV; this is encoded by the exons ATGGCGACTTTAGGACAGCTGCTTCCAAGCGGCACTGCCGCTGGGCTAAAGTGTAGGACCCTTTTGCCGTCTCCCTTCACTCATCCTCTCACAATTACAACTAG AAATTTCAATGTGAAAATGTCTATTCAGGCGACTCAAGCTTCCATAGTGCTCCCCGAAAATCGCATCATA TTAGGTTGTGGGGCGGTGTCAGTGGACTTCTTGGCTGCTGTTGCTTCTTATCCTAACCCAGATGACAAGATACGAAGCACAAGCTTTGAG GTTCAAGGAGGTGGTAATACTGGGAATGCTTTAACTTGTGCAGCTCGCCTAGGTCTAACTCCTAGGATTATTTCAAAG GTTGCCAATGACTCTCAAGGAAAAGGGTTACTGGAGGAACTAGAAGCTGATGGTGTAGATTCGTCTTTTATCGTG GTGTCAGATGGGGGAAATTCTCCGTTTACCTACATCATTGTTGACAACCAAAC GAAGACTCGCACATGCATTCACACCCCTGGCTATCCACCCATGATACCTACTGATCTTTCCCAATCAAATTCATTGTCAGCATTGGATGGTGCTAAGCTTGTCTATTTCGATGGGAGATTGCATGAAACTGCTGCTATTGTAGCAGAAGAG GCAAATAGAAGGGGTATACCCATTTTAATTGATGCTGAGAGGAAAAGGGAAGGATTGGATAATCTTTTAAGCTCTGCAAGCTATGTTGTTTGCTCAACCAAATTTCCTCAG GAATGGACTGAGGCTTCTTCTATTCCGAGTGCCCTTGTTTCCATGCTCTTAAGGTTGCCAAAAGTTAAATTTGTTATTGTGACATTGGGTAAAGATGGTTGCATAATGCTACAAAGGACTGAAATGG ACAATCTCCTCCCTGAAGAAATGGATGTCGAAGAGCTGTTTGAAAAACTGAATCTGGAGAAAGACACTAATTCAACATTGCCAGCATGCATATCCTCG AATGTAGCAAAACTACATGCAAAAGGGATAGGGACGATCATCGGTAAGCTACTTGTGGGGACAGCTGAAAGTATACCTCAAACAGAACTAATTGATACAACTGGTGCTGGAGATGCATTTATTGGCGCGGTTCTTTATT CTATCTGTGCCAACATGCCACCAGAGAAAATGTTGCCATTTGCTGCTCAAGTG GCAGCTATCAAATGCAGAACCTTGGGAGCTAGAGCTGGCCTTCCGCGTTACACAGACCATCGCTTGTCACCTTTTTTAGTCTAG
- the LOC129882692 gene encoding FT-interacting protein 4, translated as MNNGKEKLIVEVVAAHNLMPKDGEGSSSPFVEVEFENQRQKTQVKMRDLNPVWNEKLVFHVNDVADLPYRTIEVNVFNEKRSNTSRNFLGRARISGSSIAKEGEEMAQLYTLDKRSLFSHVRGELSLKIYLSTTEEVKQVITGNTVGRGVVSSVNTNANNSSSKKNKKLQQQQTNGTNMVVQMGQENKVNLQNQNHSKPVESVPGDIKPVVITSVPGPIIPAVSGGGVGGGGVGLYSSGQGEFSLKETSPHLGGKDKTSSTYDLVEQMQYLYVRVVKAKDFSVFGVGGGGELVAEVKLGNYRGITKRVFSNHAEWDQVFAFSKDSVQSSVVEIFVKENNKDDFLGRVWFDLNEVPKRVPPDSQLAPQWYRMEDKKGDKSKGGELMVAIWFGTQADEAFAEAWHSKAANVHFDGLCSIKSKVYLSPKLWYLRVGVIEAQDIVMGEKGSSIMRYPELFAKVQVGNQVLRTRVSPPAATRSLTNPFWNEDLMFVVAEPFEDFLLVSIEDRLAPNREEVVARVLLPVSSLERRLNEKPVTSRWFNLDTHLSNPNDPKAVVRFASRIHLRASLDGGYHVLDEATMYSSDVRPTAKQLWKPHIGVLEVGVLGATNLVPMKMKEGKGGSVDAYCVAKYGQKWVRTRTVVDSLSPKWNEQYTWEVFDPCTVITIGVFDNSRVDKNMANPVAGNRDSRIGKVRIRLSTLESDRVYTHAYPLLMLHPSGVKKMGELHLAVRFSCANMVNMLHMYTMPLLPKMHYVQPLSVSQLDSLRHQAMNVVATRLSRSEPPLGREVVEYMLDHDSHMWSMRKSKANFFRLTNVVSWFVIMSRFLESARNWHKPVHSALALIAFTILVLVPELIIPCVLLNLAAVGLWRYRSRPRHPPHMDTRLSYAESVYPDELEEEFDSFPTSRNAEIVRMRYDRLRSVAGRIQTVVGDMATQGERFQALLSWRDPRATFLFVIFCFFAAFGFYLVPIKWVVTLWGLYYLRPPRFRNRLPSSAVCFLKRLPTRADSML; from the exons ATGAACAATGGTAAAGAAAAGTTGATTGTAGAAGTTGTGGCAGCACATAACTTGATGCCAAAAGATGGTGAAGGTTCTTCATCACCATTTGTAgaagttgagtttgagaatcAGAGACAAAAAACACAAGTAAAAATGAGAGATTTAAACCCTGTATGGAATGAAAAGCTTGTTTTTCATGTAAATGATGTTGCTGATCTTCCTTACCGGACCATTGAAGTGAATGTTTTCAATGAAAAAAGGTCAAACACAAGTAGAAATTTTCTGGGTAGAGCTCGGATTTCTGGTTCCAGCATTGCTAAAGAAGGGGAAGAAATGGCGCAGCTTTATACACTTGATAAAAGGAGTCTTTTTTCTCATGTACGTggtgagttgagtttgaagattTATTTATCTACAACAGAGGAAGTGAAACAAGTCATTACTGGTAATACTGTTGGTAGAGGAGTGGTGTCTTCTGTTAACACAAATGCTAATAATTCCTCTTCTAAGAAGAACAAGAAATTGCAGCAGCAACAGACAAATGGAACTAACATGGTGGTCCAAATGGGTCAAGAAAATAAG GTAAACTTGCAAAATCAGAACCATTCAAAGCCAGTGGAGTCAGTCCCAGGTGACATTAAGCCTGTTGTTATTACTAGTGTTCCTGGACCTATTATTCCGGCCGTGTCTGGTGGCGGTGTTGGTGGTGGTGGGGTTGGTTTGTACTCTTCTGGGCAAGGTGAGTTTTCTCTGAAAGAAACAAGTCCACATCTTGGTggtaaggacaagactagctcaACATATGACTTGGTGGAACAAATGCAGTATTTGTATGTTAGAGTTGTAAAGGCTAAGGATTTTTCTGTTTTTGGTGTTGGGGGTGGTGGTGAGCTTGTAGCTGAGGTGAAACTTGGAAACTACAGAGGAATTACTAAAAGGGttttttcaaatcatgctgaatgGGACCAAGTTTTTGCTTTTTCAAAAGATAGTGTACAGTCTTCTGTGGTGGAGATCTTTGTGAAGGAAAATAACAAAGATGACTTCTTGGGTCGTGTTTGGTTTGATCTGAATGAGGTGCCTAAAAGAGTTCCGCCCGATAGTCAGTTGGCTCCACAATGGTACAGAATGGAAGACAAGAAAGGTGACAAGTCTAAAGGTGGTGAACTTATGGTTGCCATATGGTTTGGCACTCAAGCTGATGAAGCCTTTGCTGAGGCTTGGCATTCTAAAGCAGCAAATGTGCATTTTGATGGTTTGTGTTCTATCAAGTCTAAAGTGTATCTGTCACCTAAGCTTTGGTATTTACGAGTTGGGGTTATTGAAGCTCAAGATATTGTTATGGGGGAGAAAGGGTCATCAATTATGAGATACCCTGAACTTTTTGCCAAAGTTCAAGTTGGGAACCAGGTTCTGAGGACTAGAGTTTCTCCGCCTGCTGCTACTAGAAGCCTTACAAACCCTTTCTGGAATGAGGACTTAATGTTTGTGGTTGCTGAGCCATTTGAAGACTTCTTGCTTGTTTCGATCGAGGACAGACTTGCTCCCAACAGAGAAGAAGTCGTGGCAAGAGTTCTTTTGCCTGTTTCAAGCCTAGAAAGGCGACTAAACGAGAAGCCAGTGACTTCGAGGTGGTTCAATCTGGACACTCATTTGAGCAACCCAAATGATCCCAAAGCTGTGGTTAGATTTGCCTCGCGGATTCACCTCCGTGCTTCACTTGATGGAGGTTACCATGTGCTTGATGAGGCAACAATGTACAGCAGTGATGTTAGGCCGACAGCAAAGCAGCTGTGGAAGCCCCACATTGGAGTTCTCGAGGTTGGGGTTTTGGGAGCTACCAATCTCGTGccaatgaaaatgaaagaagGCAAGGGTGGCTCTGTAGATGCGTATTGTGTGGCAAAGTATGGGCAGAAATGGGTCCGAACTAGGACTGTGGTGGACAGCTTATCTCCTAAATGGAACGAACAATATACTTGGGAAGTCTTTGACCCTTGCACTGTCATCACTATTGGGGTGTTTGATAATTCTCGTGTTGACAAGAATATGGCTAACCCTGTGGCTGGAAATCGAGACTCTCGAATTGGTAAGGTTAGGATTAGGCTATCAACTCTTGAATCAGATAGAGTTTATACTCATGCATATCCACTCTTGATGCTGCATCCTTCTGGGGTGAAAAAAATGGGAGAGCTTCATTTGGCTGTCCGGTTTTCATGTGCTAATATGGTGAATATGCTTCATATGTATACAATGCCTTTGCTTCCAAAGATGCATTATGTTCAGCCCTTGTCTGTAAGTCAGTTGGACAGCTTGAGGCACCAGGCTATGAATGTGGTGGCAACAAGGCTTAGTCGATCCGAGCCACCTTTGGGAAGAGAAGTGGTAGAGTACATGCTCGATCATGATTCTCATATGTGGAGCATGAGGAAGAGCAAAGCAAATTTCTTTAGGCTAACAAATGTGGTTTCTTGGTTTGTTATCATGAGCAGGTTTCTAGAGTCTGCGCGCAATTGGCACAAGCCAGTGCACTCTGCATTAGCGCTGATTGCCTTTACCATTCTTGTATTGGTGCCCGAGCTCATCATCCCTTGTGTACTACTCAACTTGGCTGCAGTTGGACTATGGCGTTATAGGTCACGCCCACGCCATCCTCCCCACATGGATACTCGACTCTCATATGCAGAGAGTGTTTATCCAGATGAACTAGAAGAGGAATTTGATTCGTTCCCAACCAGCAGAAATGCAGAAATCGTTCGAATGAGATATGATAGACTGAGGAGTGTGGCTGGTCGGATTCAGACTGTGGTTGGTGATATGGCAACTCAAGGGGAGAGATTTCAGGCATTGTTAAGCTGGAGGGATCCAAGAGCAACATTCTTGTTTGTAATATTTTGCTTCTTTGCTGCCTTTGGTTTCTATTTGGTGCCAATCAAATGGGTGGTGACTCTTTGGGGTTTGTATTATTTGAGACCACCTAGGTTCAGGAACAGGTTGCCATCTAGTGCTGTATGTTTCTTGAAGCGGCTGCCCACCAGGGCAGATAGCATGTTGTAA